From a single Andrena cerasifolii isolate SP2316 chromosome 8, iyAndCera1_principal, whole genome shotgun sequence genomic region:
- the Top2 gene encoding DNA topoisomerase 2 encodes MSTAVENGGGNNAAKKKTIEGIYQKKSQLEHILLRPDTYIGSVEHVTELMWVYDKEKDIMVQKEIKYVPGLYKIFDEILVNAADNKQRDPKMDTIKIEINQQNNIISVWNNGKGIPVVIHKEENMFVPTMIFGHLLTSSNYDDEEEKVTGGRNGYGAKLCNIFSHRFTVETASKEYKKCLKQTWNNNMETASAPRIKEFSGDDFTKVIFSPDLSKFKMDTLDDDITALMSRRAYDVAASSRGVKVYLNGTRVPVKSFKDYVDFFIKGRDDDIGNPLKIVYEHCGPRWEVAVTLSDRGFQQMSFVNSIATIKGGRHVDHVTELIVKQLTETLKKKNRGGVAIKPFQIKNHLWIFINCLINNPTFDSQTKENMTLQAKSFGSKCTLSDKFITSVTKIGIVEAVLTWAKFKADSQLQKLGPKSKQRKLQGIPKLEDANDAGTARSLDCTLILTEGDSAKTMAVSGLAAIGRDKYGVFPLRGKILNVREATHKQILENAEINNLIKILGLQYKKKYENRDDLKSLRYGKMMIMTDQDQDGSHIKGLLINFIHHNWPSLLRLNFVEEFITPIVKATKGTQVFSFFSLPEFTKWKTETNNFHTYRIKYYKGLGTSTAKEAKEYFQNMTRHRIQFRYVGDEDDQNIIMAFSKKCVDQRKDWLMKYMTETRRRREIGLGERFLYQKDTRTVSFSDFINVELVLYSNYDNVRSIPNMIDGFKPGQRKVLYTCLKRNDKREVKVAQLAGSVAEHSAYHHGEISLMTTIINLAQNFVGSNNINLLQPIGQFGTRLTGGKDAASPRYIFTMLSPLARHIFNKYDDALLKYEYDDNQKIEPVFYVPTIPMVLVNGADGIGTGWMTKIPNYNPREIIENLHRMMEGADPKPMIPYYKNFKGVIESCGDYRYVLNGEISVIGPDKVEITELPVGVWTQAYKEAVLEPMLHGSDKQPAIISDYKEYNTDTTVHFIVIINRDKLVELEKEGLHRAFKLQTTTAVTSMCAFDENQCLQKYNSAMQILKGFYKVRLETYHKRKDYLEGILEAEASKLSNQARFILEKCDGTIVIENKKKKEMIADLISREYESDPVVAWKLLQSREEVLEEVAENAEDGETVLATIIEKENFDYLLGMTLWSLTKERQDELLRQRDEKIAELKRLQFRTPISLWKEDLENLLNELNKIEDKERKEELKSNKNVKKPPSKFYTSDDVRRILPIIDEELKKKIEKAEIISKDKKEGIKKPKIKKEATEDKDEFDMLVETNAKSLDDRLGNSPDKMEKKAGGKKGLKQTTLPFKPKGKKTDKKRDKDSDIADDIDFESISPPPEPRSSRRTAGKKNYALIEDSSSSDELHNRSSDTEYKAEIVDSDSDDNFKINKKAPPPKRSSEELFDSLVSSSSPEKQTKPVVSSSDDSPIKFSLTTKYPAKKKAENGGGRGGKRHLKKKLSAVSDSDSDEVTLSNKQGPVKKKQKRSESEDDKSDASAIESSPLPPPRKITSRARKPVSYTINSDDDSN; translated from the exons ATGAGTACTGCAGTAGAAAACGGAGGTGGGAACAATGCAGCGAAAAAGAAAACCATTGAAGGCATATATCAAAAGAAGTCGCAGTTAGAACATATTTTACTGCGACCTGACACTTACATCGGTTCTGTCGAACATGTAACTGAACTGATGTGGGTTTATGACAAGGAGAAAGACATAATGgtgcaaaaagaaataaaatacgttcctggattatacaaaatatttgaCGAAATTTTAGTTAATGCAGCAGATAATAAGCAAAGAGATCCCAAAATGGatacaattaaaattgaaataaatca ACAAAATAACATTATATCTGTATGGAATAATGGCAAAGGCATTCCAGTGGTAATtcataaagaagaaaatatgtTTGTTCCTACAATGATATTTGGTCATTTATTGACATCGTCTAattacgacgacgaggaggaaaaAGTAACTGGTGGAAGAAATGGTTACGGCGCAAAACTGTGCAATATTTTTAGTCATCGGTTTACCGTGGAAACTGCATCTAaggaatataaaaaatgtttaaaacaa ACATGGAATAATAATATGGAAACTGCGAGTGCGCCAAGAATTAAAGAATTCTCTGGAGACGATTTTACAAAAGtcatattttcaccagatttatCGAAATTTAAGATGGACACTTTAGATGATGATATTACTGCTCTTATGTCTCGACGAGCCTATGACGTTGCCGCTTCTTCGAGAGGTGTTAAAGTCTATCTCAACGGCACCAGAGTTCCTGTGAAAAGTTTCAAAGATTACGTTGACTTCTTCATTAAAGGTAGAGATGATGATATTGGTAATCCTTTGAAAATTGTGTATGAACATTGCGGACCTCGTTGGGAAGTGGCTGTTACTCTATCTGATAGGGGTTTTCAGCAAATGTCATTTGTGAACAGTATAGCAACAATAAAG GGTGGACGACACGTAGACCACGTTACAGAATTGATAGTAAAGCAACTAACCGAAACcttgaaaaaaaagaacaggGGTGGTGTGGCAATTAAGCCGttccaaataaaaaatcatctatggatttttatcaATTGCCTCATTAATAATCCTACATTTGATTCACAAACTAAGGAGAACATGACATTACAAGCTAAAAGTTTTGGTTCAAAATGCACATTAAGCGATAAATTTATTACATCC GTGACAAAAATCGGCATCGTTGAAGCTGTTTTAACATGGGCGAAATTCAAGGCTGATAGCCAGCTGCAAAAGTTGGGGCCTAAATCAAAGCAAAGGAAATTACAAG GGATACCAAAATTAGAAGATGCTAACGATGCTGGAACAGCTAGATCTTTGGATTGCACGCTTATATTAACAGAGGGAGACTCAGCCAAAACTATGGCTGTGTCGGGTCTTGCGGCAATAGGCAGAGATAAGTatggtgtatttcctcttaGAG gtaaaattttaaatgtgagAGAAGCAACacataaacaaattttggaaaatgcaGAAATAAATAATCTGATCAAAATTCTTGGCCTTCAGTACAAGAAGAAATATGAAAATCGAGATGATTTAAAGTCATTGCGATATGGAAAAATGATGATAATGACCGATCAGGATcag gATGGCTCTCATATCAAAGGAttgctaattaattttattcatcaCAACTGGCCTTCATTACTGAGGTTGAACTTTGTGGAAGAATTTATTACTCCTATTGTTAAAGCAACAAAGGGAACTCAAGTATTCAGTTTCTTTTCGTTACCGGAATTTACTAAATGGAAAACAGAAACAAATAATTTCCACACTTATAGAATCAAATACTACAAAG GTCTGGGTACTTCCACTGCTAAGGAAGCAAAAGAGTACTTTCAGAACATGACCAGGCACAGAATTCAATTCAGATACGTGGGCGATGAGGATGATCAAAATATCATCATGGCGTTTAGTAAAAAATGTGTCGATCAACGTAAGGATTGGTTAATGAAATATATGACCGAgacgagaagaagaagagaaatcgGACTCGGAGAGCGTTTCCTCTATCAAAAGGATACACGCACTGTGTCTTTTTCCGACTTTATTAACGTTGAATTAGTTTTATACAGTAACTATGATAATGTACGATCCATACCTAATATGATAGATGGTTTCAAACCAGGGCAAAGGAAAGTTTTGTACACATGTTTAAAACGTAACGACAAACGCGAAGTGAAAGTTGCTCAACTAGCTGGTTCCGTTGCTGAACATTCTGCTTATCACCACGGCGAAATATCCCTCATGACAACTATCATTAATCTAGCACAGAATTTCGTAggaagtaataatattaatttgcttCAACCCATCGGTCAATTTGGCACCAGACTCACAGGAGGAAAAGATGCAGCGAGTCCTCGATATATATTCACAATGCttag TCCGCTAGCCAGACATATATTTAACAAATACGATGATGCTTTGCTAAAATATGAATACGATGATAATCAAAAAATTGAACCAGTCTTCTATGTACCAACTATACCAATGGTCTTGGTAAATGGTGCCGATGGCATCGGTACTGGTTGGATGACAAAAATACCAAATTACAATCCTAGAGAGATAATTGAAAACTTGCATAGGATGATGGAGGGTGCAGATCCAAAACCAATG ATACCATATTACAAAAACTTTAAAGGTGTAATAGAAAGTTGCGGAGATTACAGATACGTGCTTAATGGAGAAATTTCGGTGATAGGACCGGATAAAGTCGAAATTACCGAACTTCCAGTTGGAGTTTGGACGCAAGCGTATAAGGAAGCTGTTTTAGAGCCAATGTTGCATGGATCCGACAAACAACCAGCTATTATTTc AGATTATAAGGAATACAACACAGATACAACAGTACATTTCATAGTGATCATAAACCGTGATAAGTTAGTAGAATTAGAAAAAGAAGGTCTTCACAGAGCATTCAAATTACAAACAACAACGGCAGTTACATCCATG TGCGCATTTGACGAAAATCAGTGTCTCCAGAAGTACAACAGTGCCATGCAAATTTTAAAAGGTTTCTATAAAGTAAGACTAGAAACGTATCACAAGAGAAAAGATTACTTAGAAGGTATACTAGAAGCGGAGGCGTCTAAACTTTCGAACCAAGCGAGATTTATTTTAGAGAAATGTGACGGCACTAtagtaatagaaaataaaaagaaaaaagaaatgataGCTGATTTAATTAGTCGGGAATATGAATCCGATCCAGTGGTTGCTTGGAAATTGTTGCAAAGCAGAGAAGAAGTTTTG GAGGAAGTGGCAGAAAATGCTGAAGATGGGGAGACTGTGTTAGCTACCATCATAGAGAAAGAAAACTTTGATTATTTGTTAGGAATGACATTGTGGAGTCTAACGAAAGAGAGGCAAGATGAGCTATTGCGTCAAAGGGACGAAAAAATAGCAGAACTGAAAAGATTACAATTTCGCACACCCATCTCTCTATGGAAAGAGGATTTAGAGAATTTATTAAACGAATTAaataag ATCGAAGATAAAGAACGAAAAGAAGAGCTGAAATCGAATAAGAATGTTAAAAAACCGCCATCAAAGTTCTATACTTCGGATGATGTGCGACGTATTCTTCCTATAATTGATGaggaattgaaaaagaaaattgaaaaagcaGAAATCATATCAAAAGACAAAAAGGAAGGCATAAAGAAGccaaag ataaaaaaagaagcaaCAGAGGATAAAGATGAATTTGATATGTTGGTTGAGACCAACGCTAAATCTCTCGATGATAGACTGGGTAACAGTCCAGacaaaatggaaaagaaagcAGGCGGCAAAAAAG gATTGAAGCAAACAACATTACCTTTTAAGccaaaaggaaagaaaactgaTAAGAAGAGGGACAAAGATTCGGACATTGCGGATGATATTGATTTCGAGAGTATTTCTCCTCCTCCAGAACCCCGCTCATCCCGTAGAACCGCAG GTAAAAAGAATTATGCCTTAATCGAAGACTCTTCATCTAGCGACGAATTGCACAACCGCTCTTCAGATACAGAATA cAAAGCGGAAATTGTTGATAGTGACTCCGATGAtaactttaaaataaataaaaaagcacCACCACCCAAac GAAGTTCCGAGGAACTTTTCGACTCCTTAGTCAGTagctcttctccagaaaaacaaacaaaaccTGTCGTATCATCTAGTGACGATTCGCCTATAAAATTCTCACTCACAACAAAAT ATCCCGCCAAAAAGAAAGCTGAAAATGGTGGGGGCAGGGGGGGGAAGAGACACTTGAAGAAAAAGTTATCAGCCGTTTCAGATTCAGACTCTGATGAAGTAACGTTGTCCAACAAACAAGGCCCc GTAAAAAAGAAGCAGAAAAGGTCGGAATCGGAGGACGATAAAAGTGATGCCAGTGCAATAGAAAGTTCTCCATTACCACCGCCGAGGAAAATTACCAGCCGTGCTCGTAAACCTGTTTCGTATACTATAAACTCAGACGATGACTCCAATTGA